From the genome of Nicotiana sylvestris chromosome 2, ASM39365v2, whole genome shotgun sequence, one region includes:
- the LOC138885917 gene encoding uncharacterized protein yields the protein MLNVNDNNQQDPQHQENDAGDRTPPPSPRDSQHQSRKGIPDGFEANNGVANQNGFEANQNAEVANEQALDDVLKNLIAQQVSNALRAFTSQLPVAPPTPIPNQNTLENPRSRLINSGTGGTPSESRDVEPGSSVNIILLRVLNEMQAEDKLVPKAHTLSGFDNSSVMKKGEVPLTTFAEEVVKNTKFQVVEMEMAYNMILERPWIHEMDAVPSTLHQVIKFPSPWGIRQIRGDQQTSRSINFVADSSTKNEEK from the exons ATGTTGAATGTCAACGACAACAACCAACAAGATCCTCAACATCAAGAGAATGATGCGGGTGACAGGACCCCACCTCCTTCACCGCGTGATTCACAACATCAGTCACGAAAAGGAATTCCAGATGGCTTTGAAGCAAATAACGGGGTTGCGAATCAAAATGGATTTGAGGCAAATCAAAATGCTGAAGTTGCGAACGAACAAGCACTCGATGATGTCCTGAAAAATCTAATTGCTCAACAAGTCAGTAATGCTCTCCGGGCTTTTACCAGCCAGTTGCCAGTTGCGCCACCAACCCCAATTCCTAATCAGAATACTTTGGAAAACCCACGTTCTAGGCTCATTAATTCAGGCACTGGTGGAACTCCAAGCGAGTCTCGTGATGTTGAACCAG gtagttccgtgaacattattttgctaagagtactaaacgagatgcaagctgaagataagctAGTACCTAAGGCACATACTTTGTctggcttcgacaattcaagcgtTATGAAAAAAGGGGAGGTACCGCTTACAACATTCGCAGAAGAGGTTGTCAAAAATACGAAATTTCAGGTGGTAGAGatggaaatggcttacaatatgattctcgaGAGACCGTGGATCCACGAGATGGATGCTGTTCCATCTaccttacatcaagttattaaatttccatcaccatggggaatacgTCAAATCCGTGGGGATCAACAAACATCCAGGAGCATCAACTTTGTAGCAGATTCAAGTACGAAAAACGAAGAAAAGTAG
- the LOC138885919 gene encoding uncharacterized protein, translated as MVGMPFTFFHLIHLYSPKLFRQGIFTLVARSKRVLVSPKNDKDRGWYTRFVAAPTTGLVGEENVPFPEKHNFARKLLSVAPMDGRSWKNFSHRFGWKVKTHGFPIRGISAEVVVASRIYLERAQEIILGSSLKRKASANQDSEEEEEQDGGSLVKRPQSRRRIISDDEASQPHSVPLSEPVEATLVISDDDTPAAAHDSVDQLFARGFDNETMTVAIVAPPQAILTPSTVPPTTVQHTEVGSSSRSGAMKQVVIEVPADDQPRWYRNDEEVFPHGALMHEYQTEANNRREQYESLQIDMEALEESKCILEQQLKVLTSELAVEKATSNQAGKDKNLLDTFFSEQLSKASEEIRELKALLSEKEVYAGELVQTLTQTQEDLQESSDKVRSLESSRASLQTSYNSALAENEKLKSEIAEWEKDMRFLRIRP; from the exons ATGGTTGGCATGCCTTTTACGTTCTTTCATTTAATCCACCTCTATTCTCCCAAACTCTTTCGTCAAGGAATTTTTACTTTAGTAGCGAGAAGTAAAAGAGTTCTGGTCAGTCCAAAAAATGATAAGGACCGTGGCTGGTATAccaggtttgttgctgcccccactacTGGTTTAGTGGGTGAAGAAAATGTTCCCTTTCCTGAGAAGCATaattttgcac GAAAGCTATTAAGTGTTGCTCCGATGGACGGTAGATCCTGGAAAAACTTTTCTCATCggtttggttggaaagtgaaaactcacg GGTTCCCCATTCGAGGCATAAGTGCTGAGGTCGTCGTAGCTTCCAGAATATATTTGGAAAGAGCCCAAGAAATAATTTTGGGTTCTTCATTGAAAAGGAAAGCTTCTGCTAATCAagactctgaagaagaggaagaacaaGATGGAGGCTCTTTGGTAAAAAGGCCACAGTCTAGAAGACGCATTATTTCAGATGATGAAGCATCTCAACCTCATTCTGTTCCTTTATCCGAGCCTGTTGAGGCCACCTTAGTGATTTCCGATGACGATACCCCCGCGGCTGCTCATGATTCCGTTGATCAACTTTTTGCTCGTGGGTTTGATAATGAAA CCATGACTGTTGCCATTGTTGCTCCACCCCAGGCTATTTTAACTCCTTCCACAGTTCCTCCTACAACTGTTCAACACACTGAGGTTGGTTCCTCAAGTAGAAGTGGAGCTATGAAACAAGTTGTCATCGAGGTTCCTGCCGATG atCAACCTCGTTGGTACAGAAATGATGAAGAGGTTTTCCCACATGGAGCATTAATGCATGAGTATCAAACTGAAGCAAACAACAGGAGAGAACAATATGAAAGCCTTCAAATTGACATGGAAGCGTTAGAAGAGAGCAAGTGCATCTTAGAGCAGCAGTTGAAGGTTTTAACTTCAGAATTGGCGGTTGAAAAAGCTACCTCAAACCAAGCTGGTAAAGACAAGAATCTTCTCGACACATTTTTCTCTGAGCAACTCTCCAAGGctagtgaagaaatcagagagttgaaggctctcttaAGTGAGAAAGAAGTGTATGCCGGTGAACTTGTGCAAACTCTGACTCAAACTCAAGAAGACCTCCAGGAGTCTTCTGATAAGGTTCGTTCCTTAGAAAGTTCACGTGCTTCTCTTCAAACTTCTTACAATTCTGCCTTGGCTGAGAATGAGAAGCTCAAAAGTGAAATTGCTGAATGGGAGAAAGATATGAGATTCTTGAGGATAAGACCAtaa
- the LOC138885918 gene encoding uncharacterized protein, with amino-acid sequence MASRKLRPYLQCHPISVVTAYPLRSILHKHELSGMLAKWAIELSEYDITYQPRTAIKSQVLADVLADFSHGIQLEAEKELQVFNGSNPGTWTLFTDGSSNVKGAGLGIVLVPPTGETIRQAIKCHPITNNEAEYEAVIAGLELARELVLDPDKNEVNFNNLTWDWRNEIVTFLQYGTVPEDKKKDHVLRKKAARYCLKQDNLYQKMFGGPLARCLRPSQIEYVMREIHEGHCGNHAGGRPLVRTRIRAGYYWPKMEEEAENFVAKCDKCQRYVEIGEPSTRYTQAFEESNEEEMRINLDLLEEKREVALIRMEAQKQVMERYYNRKARLRYFMIGDFVLKKVFQSTRAANAGNLSPTWEGPYKIHGIAGKGVYGLETIDDKILPSH; translated from the exons atggcatctagaaaactaAGGCCTTATTTACAGTGCCACCCTATTTccgtagtaactgcttatccattgCGTAGTATATTACACAAACATGAGTTATCAGGTATgttagccaaatgggccatagaattgagtGAATACGACATCACATATCAACCCAGAACTGCAATAAAATCTCAGGTGTTAGCAGATGttttggctgattttagccaTGGGATACAACTAGAAGCTGAAAAGGAATTACAAGTGTTCAATGGGTCTAATCCGGGAACTTGGAccttattcactgatggctcatctaatgtgAAGGGGGCAGGTTTAGGAATTGTTTTGGTACcgcctacgggtgaaaccattcgacaagccataaaatgtcatCCTATAACTAACAAcgaggcagagtatgaagctgtgattgcaggtttagaactggcacgtgAACTTG tactcgatccagacaaaaatgaggtaaatttcaataacttaacctgggattggaggaacgagattgtcacctttttgcagtatggaaccgtTCCTGAAGACAAGAAAAAGGATCATGTTCTTCGTAAAAAGGCTGCTCGGTACTGTTTAAAGCAAGACAATCTTTATcaaaaaatgttcggtggtcccttagcaagatgcctcagGCCTTCTCAAATagaatatgtaatgagagaaatacatgaagggcattgtggaaatcacgcaggaggaagacCACTAGTAAGAACCAGGATtagagcaggctattattggcccaaaatggaagaggaagcagaaaatttcgtggctaaatgtgataagtgccaaagATACG ttgagataggggagCCAAGTACGAGGTACACGCAAGCGTTTGAGGAATCCAATGAAGAAGAAATGCGCATaaatcttgatttacttgaagaGAAAAGGGAAgttgcattaataagaatggaAGCACAAAAACAAGTCATGGAACGATACTATAATCGAAAAGCTCGTCTAAGATACTTCATGATTGGGGACTtcgtactcaagaaagtttttCAATCCACGAGAGCCGCTAATGCAGGAAACCTCAGTCCAACTTGGGAAGGACCTTACAAGATTCATGGTATAGCAGGAAAAGGAGTATACGGGCTGGAAACAATAGATGACAAGATATTACCTTCACATTGA
- the LOC138886422 gene encoding uncharacterized protein gives MHFKEMEPIWNVSHSYTKKTYLKTYSNFIQPINNMDMWPQSENSQVAPPEIKSMPGRPKKLKRKEATESRKIGKLSRCGGQVTWNLCKTKGHNKRGCPHSSSSTVVVVAAATVPYAGKGRGRGRGSAPPAAAASSSCGSTSISERGRDRGSEPPAGSSSMPYVGSTGSSRRGWTRGRGSEMDARGRGRGRGRGTGGFESSSGLEGWFNCS, from the coding sequence ATGCATTTCAAGGAAATGGAGCCTATATGGAATGTTTCTCACTCGTATACCAAAAAAACCTATCTTAAGACTTATTCAAACTTTATTCAACCAATAAATAATATGGACATGTGGCCACAATCTGAAAATTCACAAGTAGCACCTCCTGAAATCAAGTCAATGCCAGGGAGGCCAAAGaaactaaaaaggaaagaagCCACTGAATCCAGGAAAATAGGAAAGTTGAGTAGGTGTGGGGGCCAAGTGACTTGGAACTTGTGTAAAACAAAGGGACACAATAAGAGAGGTTGTCCACATTCTTCTTCATcaactgttgttgttgttgctgctgcaaCTGTTCCATATGCTGGAAAGGGAAGAGGTAGAGGAAGGGGAAGTGCTCCACCTGCTGCTGCAGCTTCATCATCTTGTGGTTCAACAAGTATTTCTGAAAGAGGTAGGGATAGAGGAAGTGAACCACCTGCAGGTTCATCAAGTATGCCATATGTTGGTTCAACAGGTTCTTCTAGAAGAGGATGGACTAGAGGAAGGGGAAGTGAAATGGATGctagaggaagaggaagaggaaggggAAGGGGAACTGGTGGCTTTGAGAGTTCAAGTGGCTTGGAGGGTTGGTTTAATTGTTCATAG